The Xyrauchen texanus isolate HMW12.3.18 chromosome 28, RBS_HiC_50CHRs, whole genome shotgun sequence genome has a segment encoding these proteins:
- the LOC127621950 gene encoding SUN domain-containing ossification factor-like isoform X1, which yields MKKLRVLLLCVILTLLCWHSAHHVYCSEEIPSGPGLPAQDDHYTMQETGTDEKVEEEWTTHAQSSYDVGLETETETEKATLKEASLYSQDSPQEEDKQTVNQEELVEEAQINLELVLLELEQQQQQQQEQQPEPQNTQQPDQQPTPTLAHPQTPTSHEPQPDSEAPQTTATEDHAVHASSALTLPQTDQQAEEPSEPAADLQMSTGSVSSTSSESISSGLDVPRDGATVENSSASQCELGSVPHFSQPLPLGNTPTSFVEEHAENKSGTLGQSMEAIADTTASLVPSELDLTELEPTANIPIPREQPKAVDHDGVIVPPVTSKEDIPTFDEWKKKVMEVEEKKSQSLHTSSTGSPHPVKKVQKNFKNNYASVECGAKILSANNEAKTTSAILMENMDLYMLNPCSTKIWFVIELCEPIQVKQLDIANFELFSSTPKDFLVSISDRYPTNKWIKLGTFHARDERTVQSFPLDEQLYAKYVKMFIKYIKVELLSHFGSEHFCPLSLIRVFGTSMVEEYDEIADSQYTSERAEYLDEDYDFHFADYPPGYLPLEDKSSKNLLGSATNAILNMVNNIAANVLGGKPELEDGAEMEGNESSETENITQTSAENTLTPELSLTEQPAILDPLELDPTIVEEESEAPDIVASSVPPPEETRIVTLIKEEDDEEVTQPMVSLLEEEIEEERKEAEVWEGESAFYCGHFSTLSCLASLHEHFYCYCSAALALHRQRRDHRHKAQHTHPDTDSQTATHQPLPATTLTQEPPVLSEKLPEAEQPSHTQVEGISPTETVDAQLQPNSGDSSVTDQLVPPETILLEPSRTSTLPPHSFSETPTQNIPESLPSGEPMDQRPQYLENIPETRTHVSICSSTSSSAPTLSATSCMLTSTTTEHHSVETETPKLELPIPTKEQPVQPLPTHTQPADIPPPTELPIPAPEASDNSRATGVEDMNHSAVASQPEVSEVPLSQTEETVDDILLSQTGPHRTAGEFYAEQQNSAEMGHGNGNGNGNQVHGSNQKESVFMRLNNRIKALEMNMSLSSRYLEELSQRYRKQMEEMQQAFNKTIIKLQNTSRIADEQDQKQTESIQMLQSQLENATKIMLNLSATVALLQTEVSDRQSYLVMSLILCLTLGLLVCMQCCRSPPNHNSSSTIPMSNHYPSPKRCFSSYDDMSLKRRVSCPLVRSKSFQLPTSEVGPDDLYIVEPLRFSPGKKKKRCKTKGDRVAMLQPSVPLTAVVNGPLHFLPSGCDIYTSTCSSSRDCASEGSYESSISTLSEESFGSAPSINGHDPALCNGDAPPSIPASKSKIEKKSLKRRRSKHVEQPQQEDRFEGEILHAPLPVTTMEELMNGKAELGVATFGRTAVTGQV from the exons GCACTCTGCTCATCATGTTTATTGTTCAGAAGAGATCCCCTCTGGCCCAGGACTCCCTGCACAGGATGACCATTACACAATGCAGGAAACCGGGACTGACGAAAAG GTTGAAGAGGAATGGACGACACACGCTCAGTCATCATATGATGTGGGGctggagacagagacagagacggAGAAGGCAACATTAAAAGAAGCCTCATTGTACTCACAAGACTCCCCACAAGAAGAGGACAAACAG aCTGTGAATCAAGAGGAGCTGGTGGAGGAGGCTCAGATTAATCTTGAATTGGTTCTTCTTGAGctagaacaacaacaacaacaacaacaggagcAGCAACCAGAACCCCAGAACACCCAACAACCAGACCAGCAACCAACACCCACACTCGCACATCCCCAAACACCTACTTCACATGAACCCCAGCCAGACTCTGAAGCTCCACAGACCACTGCCACAGAGGACCATGCTGTCCATGCCTCCTCTGCTCTAACCCTTCCCCAGACCGACCAACAGGCTGAAGAACCCTCTGAACCTGCTGCTGATCTCCAGATGAGCACAGGTTCAGTCTCATCTACCTCCTCAGAGAGCATATCCAG TGGACTAGATGTTCCCCGTGATGGTGCCACTGTAGAGAACTCTAGTGCCAGTCAGTGTGAGTTGGGCTCTGTGCCCCACTTCAGCCAACCCTTGCCCCTTGGCAACACACCCACCAG ttttgtggaggaacatgcAGAGAATAAGTCTGGCACGTTGGGGCAGAGCATGGAGGCAATTGCTGACACAACTGCCTCGCTGGTCCCGAGTGAGCTGGATCTCACGGAGCTGGAGCCGACAGCAAACATCCCTATACCTCGAGAGCAACCAAAG GCAGTGGACCATGATGGAGTGATAGTCCCTCCTGTAACCTCTAAAGAGGACATCCCCACCTTCGATGAGTGGAAGAAGAAAGTGATGGAAGTAGAGGAAAAGAAAA GTCAGTCTCTGCACACTTCATCAACTGGCAGTCCTCATCCAGTCAAAAAGGTCCAAAAGAATTTCAAGAATAACTACGCTTCAGTGGAGTGTGGGGCCAAAATCCTTTCGGCTAACAATGAGGCCAAG accaCATCTGCCATCCTGATGGAGAATATGGATCTGTACATGCTGAACCCCTGCAGTACTAAGATCTG GTTTGTTATTGAGCTCTGTGAGCCAATCCAGGTGAAGCAGCTGGACATTGCAAATTTTGAGCTGTTCTCTTCAACACCGAAAGATTTCCTAGTGTCTATCAGTGACAG GTATCCAACCAATAAGTGGATCAAGCTGGGCACCTTTCATGCTCGTGATGAACGCACAGTACAGAGCTTTCCTCTAGATGAGCAACTTTATGCCAAATATGTCAAG ATGTTCATCAAGTACATAAAG GTTGAGCTGCTCTCCCATTTTGGATCTGAACACTTCTGTCCCCTCAGCCTTATCAG GGTGTTTGGCACCAGTATGGTGGAGGAGTATGATGAGATAGCCGACTCTCAATACACCTCAGAGAGAGCAGAGTATCTTGATGAAGACTACG ACTTCCATTTTGCAGATTACCCTCCTGGCTACTTGCCATTAGAGGACAAGTCATCAAAGAATCTGCTGGGCTCTGCCACAA ACGCCATCCTGAACATGGTGAACAACATTGCAGCTAACGTTCTGGGAGGGAAACCAGAGCTTGAGGATGGAGCTGAAATGGAAG GAAATGAGTCATCTGAGACCGAAAACATCACCCAGACATCAGCAGAAAACACACTCACTCCAGAACTCTCACTCACTGAACAACCAGCTAT ACTGGACCCTCTTGAGTTGGATCCCACTATAGTGGAAGAGGAATCGGAGGCTCCTGATATTGTGGCTTCTTCAGTTCCTCCCCCTGAAGAGACCCGTATAGTCACCCTCATCAAAGAAGAGGATGACGAAGAGGTCACCCAACCAATGGTGTCCTTGTTGGAGGAGGAAATAGAAGAGGAGAGGAAAGAAGCAGAGGTGTGGGAGGGAGAGAGTGCCTTTTACTGTGGTCACTTCTCGACTCTGTCCTGCTTAGCATCTTTGCATGAACACTTTTATTGCTACTGTTCAGCAGCTTTAGCACTACACCGCCAGCGTAGAGATCACCGCCACAAAGCACAGCACACACATCCTGACACAGATTCTCAAACTGCCACTCACCAGCCTCTCCCTGCAACCACTCTGACCCAAGAGCCCCCTGTGCTGTCCGAGAAGCTTCCTGAAGCAGAGCAGCCCTCTCATACGCAAGTTGAGGGAATTTCCCCCACTGAAACGGTGGATGCTCAGCTTCAGCCTAACAGCGGAGACTCCTCAGTGACCGACCAGTTGGTCCCACCTGAAACCATCCTCCTGGAGCCCAGTCGTACCTCCACCCTTCCCCCACACAGCTTCTCTGAAACCCCCACTCAAAACATCCCTGAGTCCCTACCCTCGGGAGAGCCCATGGACCAGCGTCCGCAGTACCTGGAGAACATCCCGGAGACCCGTACCCATGTGAGCATCTGCAGCAGCACCAGCAGCAGCGCCCCAACTCTCAGTGCCACCTCCTGCATGCTCACCTCCACCACCACTGAACATCACAGCGTGGAGACAGAAACCCCAAAACTGGAGCTCCCCATCCCCACTAAAGAGCAGCCAGTTCAGCCACTGCCAACCCACACTCAGCCTGCTGATATCCCTCCTCCTACTGAGCTCCCCATCCCAGCTCCAGAGGCCTCAGACAACAGTAGGGCCACAGGGGTCGAGGACATGAACCACAGTGCTGTGGCTTCCCAACCAGAGGTCTCTGAAGTCCCTCTGTCTCAAACAGAGGAGACGGTAGATGACATTCTGCTCAGCCAGACCGGACCACACCGCACAGCTGGAGAGTTTTATGCAGAGCAGCAGAACTCTGCAGAAATGGGCCATGGGAATGGAAACGGCAATGGGAATCAGGTGCATGGATCCAACCAGAAGGAATCTGTGTTCATGAGACTGAATAACAGAATTAAAGCACTGGAGATGAACATGTCACTCAGCAGCAGATACCTGGAAGAGCTTAGCCAGAG GTATCGTAAACAGATGGAGGAGATGCAGCAAGCTTTCAACAAGACCATTATCAAACTGCAGAACACATCCAGAATTGCAGATGAGCAG GACCAGAAACAGACCGAGTCTATCCAGATGTTACAGAGCCAGTTAGAGAATGCCACCAAGATCATGTTGAACCTGTCTGCCACTGTTGCCCTGCTACAGACAGAG GTGTCAGACAGACAGAGTTATCTAGTGATGTCTTTGATCCTGTGCCTGACGCTGGGTTTGCTGGTCTGTATGCAGTGCTGCAGGAGCCCACCCAATCACAACAGCAGCTCAACCATTCCCATGAGCAACCACTACCCCAGCCCAAAGAG GTGTTTTTCCTCATATGATGATATGAGTCTGAAACGGAGAGTGTCTTGCCCTCTTGTCCGTTCTAAGTCATTTCAGCTGCCTACATCAGAAG TAGGTCCTGATGACTTGTACATTGTAGAACCTCTAAGATTTTCTCCAGGGAAAAAG AAGAAACGTTGCAAGACCAAAGGCGACAGAGTGGCGATGCTCCAGCCCTCTGTCCCCTTGACGGCAGTCGTTAATGGTCCTCTTCACTTCCTGCCATCGGGATGCGACATCTACACGTCCACCTGCTCATCATCCAGGGACTGCGCATCAGAGGGCAGCTACGAGAGCTCCATCTCTACACTGTCTGAGGAGTCCTTCGGCAGTGCTCCCTCGATCAATGGTCATGATCCCGCCCTCTGCAATGGAGATGCCCCACCCAGCATCCCTGCCTCCAAGAGCAAGATAGAAAAGAAATCTCTAAAACGTAGACGGTCAAAACATGTCGAACAGCCACAGCAGGAGGACCGGTTTGAGGGGGAAATACTGCATGCACCCCTTCCCGTAACGACAATGGAGGAACTCATGAATGGAAAGGCGGAACTGGGAGTGGCCACATTTGGAAGGACAGCTGTAACAGGACAAGTTTGA
- the LOC127621950 gene encoding SUN domain-containing ossification factor-like isoform X2, whose protein sequence is MKKLRVLLLCVILTLLCWHSAHHVYCSEEIPSGPGLPAQDDHYTMQETGTDEKVEEEWTTHAQSSYDVGLETETETEKATLKEASLYSQDSPQEEDKQTVNQEELVEEAQINLELVLLELEQQQQQQQEQQPEPQNTQQPDQQPTPTLAHPQTPTSHEPQPDSEAPQTTATEDHAVHASSALTLPQTDQQAEEPSEPAADLQMSTGSVSSTSSESISSGLDVPRDGATVENSSASQCELGSVPHFSQPLPLGNTPTSFVEEHAENKSGTLGQSMEAIADTTASLVPSELDLTELEPTANIPIPREQPKAVDHDGVIVPPVTSKEDIPTFDEWKKKVMEVEEKKSQSLHTSSTGSPHPVKKVQKNFKNNYASVECGAKILSANNEAKTTSAILMENMDLYMLNPCSTKIWFVIELCEPIQVKQLDIANFELFSSTPKDFLVSISDRYPTNKWIKLGTFHARDERTVQSFPLDEQLYAKYVKMFIKYIKVELLSHFGSEHFCPLSLIRVFGTSMVEEYDEIADSQYTSERAEYLDEDYDYPPGYLPLEDKSSKNLLGSATNAILNMVNNIAANVLGGKPELEDGAEMEGNESSETENITQTSAENTLTPELSLTEQPAILDPLELDPTIVEEESEAPDIVASSVPPPEETRIVTLIKEEDDEEVTQPMVSLLEEEIEEERKEAEVWEGESAFYCGHFSTLSCLASLHEHFYCYCSAALALHRQRRDHRHKAQHTHPDTDSQTATHQPLPATTLTQEPPVLSEKLPEAEQPSHTQVEGISPTETVDAQLQPNSGDSSVTDQLVPPETILLEPSRTSTLPPHSFSETPTQNIPESLPSGEPMDQRPQYLENIPETRTHVSICSSTSSSAPTLSATSCMLTSTTTEHHSVETETPKLELPIPTKEQPVQPLPTHTQPADIPPPTELPIPAPEASDNSRATGVEDMNHSAVASQPEVSEVPLSQTEETVDDILLSQTGPHRTAGEFYAEQQNSAEMGHGNGNGNGNQVHGSNQKESVFMRLNNRIKALEMNMSLSSRYLEELSQRYRKQMEEMQQAFNKTIIKLQNTSRIADEQDQKQTESIQMLQSQLENATKIMLNLSATVALLQTEVSDRQSYLVMSLILCLTLGLLVCMQCCRSPPNHNSSSTIPMSNHYPSPKRCFSSYDDMSLKRRVSCPLVRSKSFQLPTSEVGPDDLYIVEPLRFSPGKKKKRCKTKGDRVAMLQPSVPLTAVVNGPLHFLPSGCDIYTSTCSSSRDCASEGSYESSISTLSEESFGSAPSINGHDPALCNGDAPPSIPASKSKIEKKSLKRRRSKHVEQPQQEDRFEGEILHAPLPVTTMEELMNGKAELGVATFGRTAVTGQV, encoded by the exons GCACTCTGCTCATCATGTTTATTGTTCAGAAGAGATCCCCTCTGGCCCAGGACTCCCTGCACAGGATGACCATTACACAATGCAGGAAACCGGGACTGACGAAAAG GTTGAAGAGGAATGGACGACACACGCTCAGTCATCATATGATGTGGGGctggagacagagacagagacggAGAAGGCAACATTAAAAGAAGCCTCATTGTACTCACAAGACTCCCCACAAGAAGAGGACAAACAG aCTGTGAATCAAGAGGAGCTGGTGGAGGAGGCTCAGATTAATCTTGAATTGGTTCTTCTTGAGctagaacaacaacaacaacaacaacaggagcAGCAACCAGAACCCCAGAACACCCAACAACCAGACCAGCAACCAACACCCACACTCGCACATCCCCAAACACCTACTTCACATGAACCCCAGCCAGACTCTGAAGCTCCACAGACCACTGCCACAGAGGACCATGCTGTCCATGCCTCCTCTGCTCTAACCCTTCCCCAGACCGACCAACAGGCTGAAGAACCCTCTGAACCTGCTGCTGATCTCCAGATGAGCACAGGTTCAGTCTCATCTACCTCCTCAGAGAGCATATCCAG TGGACTAGATGTTCCCCGTGATGGTGCCACTGTAGAGAACTCTAGTGCCAGTCAGTGTGAGTTGGGCTCTGTGCCCCACTTCAGCCAACCCTTGCCCCTTGGCAACACACCCACCAG ttttgtggaggaacatgcAGAGAATAAGTCTGGCACGTTGGGGCAGAGCATGGAGGCAATTGCTGACACAACTGCCTCGCTGGTCCCGAGTGAGCTGGATCTCACGGAGCTGGAGCCGACAGCAAACATCCCTATACCTCGAGAGCAACCAAAG GCAGTGGACCATGATGGAGTGATAGTCCCTCCTGTAACCTCTAAAGAGGACATCCCCACCTTCGATGAGTGGAAGAAGAAAGTGATGGAAGTAGAGGAAAAGAAAA GTCAGTCTCTGCACACTTCATCAACTGGCAGTCCTCATCCAGTCAAAAAGGTCCAAAAGAATTTCAAGAATAACTACGCTTCAGTGGAGTGTGGGGCCAAAATCCTTTCGGCTAACAATGAGGCCAAG accaCATCTGCCATCCTGATGGAGAATATGGATCTGTACATGCTGAACCCCTGCAGTACTAAGATCTG GTTTGTTATTGAGCTCTGTGAGCCAATCCAGGTGAAGCAGCTGGACATTGCAAATTTTGAGCTGTTCTCTTCAACACCGAAAGATTTCCTAGTGTCTATCAGTGACAG GTATCCAACCAATAAGTGGATCAAGCTGGGCACCTTTCATGCTCGTGATGAACGCACAGTACAGAGCTTTCCTCTAGATGAGCAACTTTATGCCAAATATGTCAAG ATGTTCATCAAGTACATAAAG GTTGAGCTGCTCTCCCATTTTGGATCTGAACACTTCTGTCCCCTCAGCCTTATCAG GGTGTTTGGCACCAGTATGGTGGAGGAGTATGATGAGATAGCCGACTCTCAATACACCTCAGAGAGAGCAGAGTATCTTGATGAAGACTACG ATTACCCTCCTGGCTACTTGCCATTAGAGGACAAGTCATCAAAGAATCTGCTGGGCTCTGCCACAA ACGCCATCCTGAACATGGTGAACAACATTGCAGCTAACGTTCTGGGAGGGAAACCAGAGCTTGAGGATGGAGCTGAAATGGAAG GAAATGAGTCATCTGAGACCGAAAACATCACCCAGACATCAGCAGAAAACACACTCACTCCAGAACTCTCACTCACTGAACAACCAGCTAT ACTGGACCCTCTTGAGTTGGATCCCACTATAGTGGAAGAGGAATCGGAGGCTCCTGATATTGTGGCTTCTTCAGTTCCTCCCCCTGAAGAGACCCGTATAGTCACCCTCATCAAAGAAGAGGATGACGAAGAGGTCACCCAACCAATGGTGTCCTTGTTGGAGGAGGAAATAGAAGAGGAGAGGAAAGAAGCAGAGGTGTGGGAGGGAGAGAGTGCCTTTTACTGTGGTCACTTCTCGACTCTGTCCTGCTTAGCATCTTTGCATGAACACTTTTATTGCTACTGTTCAGCAGCTTTAGCACTACACCGCCAGCGTAGAGATCACCGCCACAAAGCACAGCACACACATCCTGACACAGATTCTCAAACTGCCACTCACCAGCCTCTCCCTGCAACCACTCTGACCCAAGAGCCCCCTGTGCTGTCCGAGAAGCTTCCTGAAGCAGAGCAGCCCTCTCATACGCAAGTTGAGGGAATTTCCCCCACTGAAACGGTGGATGCTCAGCTTCAGCCTAACAGCGGAGACTCCTCAGTGACCGACCAGTTGGTCCCACCTGAAACCATCCTCCTGGAGCCCAGTCGTACCTCCACCCTTCCCCCACACAGCTTCTCTGAAACCCCCACTCAAAACATCCCTGAGTCCCTACCCTCGGGAGAGCCCATGGACCAGCGTCCGCAGTACCTGGAGAACATCCCGGAGACCCGTACCCATGTGAGCATCTGCAGCAGCACCAGCAGCAGCGCCCCAACTCTCAGTGCCACCTCCTGCATGCTCACCTCCACCACCACTGAACATCACAGCGTGGAGACAGAAACCCCAAAACTGGAGCTCCCCATCCCCACTAAAGAGCAGCCAGTTCAGCCACTGCCAACCCACACTCAGCCTGCTGATATCCCTCCTCCTACTGAGCTCCCCATCCCAGCTCCAGAGGCCTCAGACAACAGTAGGGCCACAGGGGTCGAGGACATGAACCACAGTGCTGTGGCTTCCCAACCAGAGGTCTCTGAAGTCCCTCTGTCTCAAACAGAGGAGACGGTAGATGACATTCTGCTCAGCCAGACCGGACCACACCGCACAGCTGGAGAGTTTTATGCAGAGCAGCAGAACTCTGCAGAAATGGGCCATGGGAATGGAAACGGCAATGGGAATCAGGTGCATGGATCCAACCAGAAGGAATCTGTGTTCATGAGACTGAATAACAGAATTAAAGCACTGGAGATGAACATGTCACTCAGCAGCAGATACCTGGAAGAGCTTAGCCAGAG GTATCGTAAACAGATGGAGGAGATGCAGCAAGCTTTCAACAAGACCATTATCAAACTGCAGAACACATCCAGAATTGCAGATGAGCAG GACCAGAAACAGACCGAGTCTATCCAGATGTTACAGAGCCAGTTAGAGAATGCCACCAAGATCATGTTGAACCTGTCTGCCACTGTTGCCCTGCTACAGACAGAG GTGTCAGACAGACAGAGTTATCTAGTGATGTCTTTGATCCTGTGCCTGACGCTGGGTTTGCTGGTCTGTATGCAGTGCTGCAGGAGCCCACCCAATCACAACAGCAGCTCAACCATTCCCATGAGCAACCACTACCCCAGCCCAAAGAG GTGTTTTTCCTCATATGATGATATGAGTCTGAAACGGAGAGTGTCTTGCCCTCTTGTCCGTTCTAAGTCATTTCAGCTGCCTACATCAGAAG TAGGTCCTGATGACTTGTACATTGTAGAACCTCTAAGATTTTCTCCAGGGAAAAAG AAGAAACGTTGCAAGACCAAAGGCGACAGAGTGGCGATGCTCCAGCCCTCTGTCCCCTTGACGGCAGTCGTTAATGGTCCTCTTCACTTCCTGCCATCGGGATGCGACATCTACACGTCCACCTGCTCATCATCCAGGGACTGCGCATCAGAGGGCAGCTACGAGAGCTCCATCTCTACACTGTCTGAGGAGTCCTTCGGCAGTGCTCCCTCGATCAATGGTCATGATCCCGCCCTCTGCAATGGAGATGCCCCACCCAGCATCCCTGCCTCCAAGAGCAAGATAGAAAAGAAATCTCTAAAACGTAGACGGTCAAAACATGTCGAACAGCCACAGCAGGAGGACCGGTTTGAGGGGGAAATACTGCATGCACCCCTTCCCGTAACGACAATGGAGGAACTCATGAATGGAAAGGCGGAACTGGGAGTGGCCACATTTGGAAGGACAGCTGTAACAGGACAAGTTTGA